Genomic window (Pseudomonas azadiae):
CGATGACCCAGACGCTGCTGATCGCGGTGTACCCGCCGGCCAGGCGCGGCATGGCCCTGGCGTTACTCGCGATGGTCACGGTGGTGGCGCCAATTGCAGGTCCCATCCTCGGCGGCTGGATCACCGACAGCTACAGCTGGCCGTGGATCTTCTTTATCAACGTGCCCATCGGCGTCTTTGCGGTGATGGTGGTGCGTTTGCAACTGAAGAAGCGCCCGGTGGAAACCAGCTACCAGCCGATGGACTACGTCGGGTTGCTGAGCCTGATCGTTGGGGTCGGTGCTTTGCAGATCATCCTCGACAAGGGCAATAACCTGGACTGGTTCGAATCCAACTTCATCATCATTGGCGCGGCGATTTCGGTGATCGCCCTGACGGTGTTCGTGATCTGGGAAATGACCGACAAGCACCCGGTGGTTAACCTGCGCTTGTTTGCCTACCGCAACTTTCGCATCGGCACCATTGTGCTGATCGGCGGATATGCCGCTTTCTTTGGCATCAACCTGATCCTGCCGCAGTGGCTGCAAACCCAGATGGGCTACACCGCCACCTGGGCCGGACTGGCGGTGGCGCCGATCGGTATTCTGCCGGTGCTGATGTCACCGTTCGTGGGCAAATATGCGCACAAATTCGACCTGCGTCTGCTGGCGGGGCTGTCGTTCCTGGCAATGGGCTTGAGCTGCTTCATGCGTGCCGGTTTCACCAATGAGGTGGACTTCACCCACATCGCCCTGGTGCAGTTGTTCATGGGGATCGGCGTCGCGCTGTTCTTCATGCCGACCTTGAGCATCCTGATGTCCGACCTGCCGCCGCAGCAGATTGCCGACGGCGCGGGCCTTGCGACTTTCCTGCGCACATTGGGCGGCAGCTTCGCGGCGTCGCTTACCACCTGGATCTGGATTCGCCGGGCGGACCAGCACCATGCGTACATGAGCGAGAACATGACCGCTTATGACTCGACCACGCGCGATGCGTTGCAGGCGCTCGGGGGAGCGGGGCAGAAGGCCTACTCGCAGCTGGACCAGATCCTCACCAGCCAGGCGTACATGATGTCCACCGTGGATTACTTCACGTTGATGGGATGGATCTTCGTGGCGTTGATGTTGCTGGTGTGGCTGGCCAAGCCGCCGTTTGGCGCCAAGGCCGGGCCGCAAGCCTCAGGCCACTGACCGCAAAGGTTGGAATGCAATCCACTGTGGGAGCTGGCTTGCCTGCATCGTATTGAGGCCGCAGAAGCTACCCTGTAGTGAGCGGGCTTGCCCCGCGCTGGGTGGCGAAGCCGCCCCAATAAAGGCACCACCGAGTTCCAGACAGAACCAGGTCGTCTGGGTTGGGGCCGCTTCGCCGCCCAGCGCGGGGCAAGCCCGCTCACTACGGAGAGATTCGTCAGCTTCTGAACGATATGGCTATCGCAGGCAAGCCAGCTCCCACAGTGGATTTGTGTTGCCTGCTCGTCAGGCGCCAGGCAACGCCAACTGCGGATTGACGAAGTCAAACGCCGCCAATTGAAACCCTTGCTCATCCACCTGCAACGCCCAGCCTTGCTTGTCCCAGTCCCCCAGCACAATGCGCCTGGCCGCCTGGTCGCCAATCTGCAGCTTATGAATGGCGGGGCGGTGGGTGTGGCCATGGACCAGGGTGCGTACGCCAAAGTGCTGCATCACCCGTGGCACTTCCTCGGGGGTGACATCGACGATGTCGTTGGCTTTCATGCGCGTCTGCGCACGGCTTTCGCTGCGCAGTTTGCGCGCCAGCCGGTGCCGTGTGCCCAACGGCAGATGCCGCAGGATAAACAGCACAACCGGGTTGCGCAGGATGCGCCGCAGCTTCATGTAGCCGACGTCGCGGGTGCAGAGGCTGTCGCCGTGCATCAACAGCACAGGTTCGCCATGGAGCTGCACGACACTCGGGTCCTTGAGCAAGGTGGCGCCTGCCGCTTTGCAGAACGCCTTGCCGATCAGGAAGTCGCGGTTGCCGTGCATGATGAAAATCGGGGTGCCGCTGTCGCTGAGTTCGCGCAGGGCGGCGCAAATCGAGCGTTGGAACGGTGTCATCCCATCGTCGCCAATCCAGGCTTCAAAGAAGTCCCCCAGAATGTACAACGCCTGGGCGCCACGGGCGCGGCCGTGGAGCAGATCCAGAAACGCCCGGGTAATGTCCGGGCGTCCCTCTTCCAGATGCAAGTCTGAAATCAGCAATATCACCCAACGATCTCGGCTTTCTCGACGATCACGTCTTCTACCGGAACGTCCTGGTGACCGGCTTTACCGGTGGTCTGCACGCCTTTGATCTTGTCGACCACGTCCTGGCCTTCGGTGACTTTACCGAACACCGCGTAGCCCCAACCCTGGGTGTTCTTGCCGGTGTGGTTGAGGAAAGCGTTGTCGGCCACGTTGATGAAGAACTGCGCGGAGGCCGAATGCGGCTCCATGGTACGGGCCATGGCGACGGTGTACTTGTCGTTCGAAAGGCCGTTGTCCGCTTCGTTCTGGATGCTTGGGCGCTTGTCTTTCTTTTCTTTCATGCCAGGCTCGAAACCGCCGCCCTGGACCATGAAGTTGCCGATGACACGGTGGAAAACGGTGTTTTCGTAGTGGCCGGCCTTAACGTATTCGATGAAGTTGGCGACGGTGATCGGCGCTTTCTCGGCGTTCAGCTCGATGACGATGTCACCGTGGTTGGTGGTCAGTTTGACTTGAGTCATGTTCACTACTCTTTTCAGGGAATTCGTGGGTTTGGGTGCCTGAGCACCACGACCGGTTTGGCGAAACGGCGGCCAAGGCGCGCAGTTTAGCGTGCCTGCCAGGAATTTCGAGGTGGTTTTTTACCGCCGGTGCATTAAATGCAGCAGTTTTCGGTGCTGCCCTGTCAGGTGCTTGACAGCATCGGCTATGATAACGCCTTTGTTTTGTCGGCCTAGCCCGGCCATGTACTTGTCTGTTCAAGGATCCTATGAGCAAGCCCACTGTCGACCCTACCTCGAATGCCAAGGCCGGACCTGCCGTCCCGGTCAATTTCCTGCGCCCGATCATCCAGGCGGACCTGGATTCGGGCAAGCACACGCAGATCGTCACCCGCTTCCCGCCAGAGCCCAACGGCTACCTGCACATCGGTCACGCCAAGTCGATCTGTGTGAACTTCGGCCTGGCCCAGGAGTTCGGGGGCGTCACGCACCTGCGTTTCGACGACACCAACCCGGCCAAGGAAGACCAGGAATACATCGACGCCATCGAAAGCGACATCAAGTGGCTGGGCTTCGAATGGTCCGGTGAAGTGCGCTATGCCTCTCAATACTTCGACCAGTTGTTCGACTGGGCGGTCGAGCTGATCAAGGCCGGCAAGGCCTACGTCGACGACCTGTCCCCCGAGCAGGCCAAGGAATACCGTGGCACCCTGACTGAACCTGGCAAGAACAGCCCGTTCCGCGAGCGTTCGGTGGAAGAGAACCTCGACTGGTTCAACCGCATGCGCGCCGGTGAGTTCCCGGACGGCGCCCGCGTACTGCGCGCCAAGATCGACATGGCCTCGCCGAACATGAACCTGCGCGACCCGATCATGTACCGCATCCGCCATGCTCACCACCACCAGACCGGCGACAAGTGGTGCATCTACCCCAACTACGACTTTACCCACGGCCAGTCGGACGCCATTGAAGGCATCACGCACTCCATCTGCACCCTGGAGTTCGAAAGCCATCGCCCGCTGTACGAGTGGTTCCTGAGCAACCTGCCGGTGCCGGCCCAGCCGCGCCAGTATGAATTCAGCCGCCTGAATCTCAACTACACCATCACCAGCAAGCGCAAGCTCAAGCAACTGGTGGATGAGAAGCACGTACATGGCTGGGATGACCCGCGCATGTCGACCCTCTCGGGCTTCCGCCGTCGCGGCTACACCCCGGCGTCGATCCGTAATTTCTGCGACATGGTCGGCACCAACCGTTCCGACGGCGTGGTCGACTTCGGCATGCTCGAATTCAGCATCCGCCAGGACCTCGACGCGAACGCCCCGCGCGCCATGTGCGTGCTGCGTCCGCTGAAGGTAGTGATCACCAACTACCCGCAAGACAAGGTCGACAATCTCGAACTGCCGCGTCACCCGCAAAACGAAGCACTCGGCGTGCGCAAACTGCCGTTCGCCCGTGAAATCTACATCGACCGCGATGACTTCATGGAAGAGCCGCCCAAAGGCTACAAGCGCCTGGAACCGAACGGCGAAGTGCGCCTGCGCGGCAGCTACGTGATCCGCGCCGATGAAGCGATCAAGGACGCCGATGGCAACATCGTCGAACTGCGTTGCTCCTACGACCCGGACACCCTGGGCAAGAACCCCGAAGGCCGCAAGGTCAAGGGCGTGGTCCACTGGGTGCCGGCCGCGGCCAGCATCGAATGCGAAGTGCGTCTGTACGATCGCCTGTTCCGCTCGGCCAACCCCGAGAAGGCTGAAGACAGCGCGAGTTTCCTCGACAACATCAACCCTGACTCCCTGCAAGTACTCACTGGTTGTCGTGCCGAGCCATCGCTTGGCGACGCACAGCCGGAAGACCGTTTCCAGTTCGAGCGCGAAGGCTACTTCTGCGCGGATATCAAGGACTCGAAACCTGGTGCTCCGGTATTCAACCGTACCGTGACCTTGCGTGATTCGTGGGGCCAGTGATTCTCTAAGGAAGCCGTTGTGCTAACGATCTACAACACACTCAGCAAGACCAAAGAAGTCTTCAAGCCGCTCGATGGCAACAAGGTGCGCATGTACGTGTGCGGCATGACCGTGTACGACTACTGCCACATCGGCCACGGCCGCAGCATGGTTGCCTTCGACCTGGTGACCCGCTGGTTGCGTTTCAGCGGCTATGACTTGACCTATGTGCGCAACATCACCGACATCGACGACAAGATCATCAACCGCGCCAACGAAAACGGCGAGGCGTTCGACGCGCTGACCGAGCGCATGATCGCCGCGATGCACGAGGACGAGGCCCGCCTCAACATCCTCAAGCCGGATATGGAACCGCGTGCCACGGACCACATCCCGGGCATGCACGCGATGATCCAGACCCTGATCGACAAGGGCTACGCCTACGCTCCCGGCAATGGCGACGTGTACTACCGCGTCGCCAAGTTCATGGGCTACGGCAAGCTGTCGCGCAAGAAGATCGAAGACCTGCGCATCGGCGCGCGCATCGAAGTCGACGAAGCCAAGCAAGACCCGCTCGACTTCGTGCTGTGGAAAGCCACCAAGCCGGGCGAGCCGAGCTGGGAATCGCCGTGGGGCGCCGGGCGTCCGGGCTGGCACATCGAATGCTCGGTGATGTCCACCTGCTGCCTGGGCGAGACCTTCGACATTCATGGCGGCGGCAGCGACCTGGAGTTCCCGCACCACGAAAACGAAATCGCCCAGAGCGAAGCCGCCACCGGCAAGACCTACGCCAACGCCTGGATGCACTGCGGCATGATCCGCATCAATGGCGAGAAGATGTCCAAATCCTTGAACAACTTCTTCACCATTCGCGACGTGCTGGAAAAGTACCACCCGGAAGTGGTGCGTTACCTGCTGGTGTCCAGCCACTACCGCAGCGCCATCAACTACTCGGAAGACAACCTCAAGGACGCCAAGGGCGCCCTGGAGCGGTTCTACCACGCGTTGAAAGGTTTGCCCGCAGTGGCCCCGGCCGGCGGCGAAGCCTTCGTGGCGCGGTTTACCGACGTCATGAACGACGACTTCGGCACGCCGGAAGCCTGCGCCGTGTTGTTCGAGATGGTGCGCGAGATCAACCGCCTGCGTGAGGCAGACATCGACGCAGCGGCGGGTTTGGCGGCACGCTTGAAAGAACTGGCCAGCGTACTCGGCGTGTTGCAGATGGAGGCCGATGACTTCCTGCAGGCCGGCGCCGAAGGGCGTGTGGATGCGGCGCAAGTGGATGCCTTGATCCAGGCGCGTCTGGCTGCGCGAGCTGGTAAAGACTGGGCGGAATCCGACCGTATCCGCGACCAACTGACCGCGATGGGTGTGGTGTTGGAAGACGGGAAGGGCGGGACGACGTGGCGGTTGGCTGACTGACGGTTGGTTGCTGCACGCTGAATGAAAAACGCCTCGACTGGTTCGGGGCTTTTTTTGGCTCAAGCACGCATCCAAATGTGGGAGCTGGCTTGCCTGCGATGGCGGAGTGTCAGTCACCGAAATGCTGACTGATACTCCGCCATCGCAGGCAAGCCAGCTCCCACATCTTTTTACCGTGCCCACGTTGTGCATTCTTCTGTTTCAGATTTATCGCTGATCTGGGCTGTCATTCAGGTTTAGTGTTTTATTCACCATCAACTGAATCCCCTCCAGCATCCGACAAATTCCCAGAGCTACGCTACGCGGGGTGCCTTCGATCTCAAAAGCCAAATGGCTTGCCAGCGCTTGAACCGACGCAAGATCCTCCGACGCGTTGACCAGCAGCGTCTCGACGTCTACTCCTTCACGCACGGTAAACAAACCATGATCTTCAGCAGAGGGCACCGGTTTCTCGGATGGGTTCAGGTAGTGATTGATTGCTCGATGAGCGGCAGTGTGAAATGCGGTTGAATCCAACGGCGGATTCGGACTGTCTTTAATCATGGCGAAGCTCCTGGAGTATTGGAGTCACCTAGAGTTAACCGGGCTGCGAAACCCGGTCGCTGAATTTGCAGCGACCACCGAAGATTAGGCAGCCATCTTCTGAGCGACAACCCTAAAACGCTGTCGGAAATTTCCTGCTGAGACTCATGCTTGATCTGAGTGGTTCGGCGGGACGCGGAGCGTCCCGGGCGGCATTACCACGCGGAGCGTGGGAACGATCAAAATGGGCGGCGCGCATCAGGTCTTTCGTCTGATGCAAAACCAACTGTGGGAGCGGGCTTGCTCGCGAATGCGGTTTTTCAGTCAGCCCATCAGTGGCTGATCCACCGCATTCGCGAGCAAGCCCGCTCCCACAGGTTTTGGCGTACGCTTCACTGCGTGGGCGGCCTCATACTTACTTTGTTGTAAGCCCATTACCTTTTCGTGCGTTCTTGTGGCGAGTTCCGGCGGTTTCTATCCTGTAGTCCTATTGAACATTCAGGAGTACCCGCCATGACCCTCGCGCTTCCCCCAGCCATCGCCCGTTACTTCGCCGCCGACGCCGCCAAGGCAGGCGATTTCGGCGACTGTTTCACCGTCGACGCGGTGGTCAAGGACGAAGGCCGCACTTATGTCGGGTTGCCGGCTATTCAGGCCTGGAAAGCCGGCAGCGATGATAAGTACAGCTACACCAGCGAACCGTTTGCCTGTGAAAAACTGGGCGACAAAACCGTGGTCACCAGCCATCTGGTCGGCGATTTTCCTGGAAGTCCGTTGGACTTGCGGTATGTGTTCGGCCTTGAAAGCGACAGGATTGCCGCACTGGAGATCGGAGTATGAGCTTTGACCTCGGCCTGAAGGGCCTTCATGCACTGGTCACGGGCGGTACCAAGGGCATCGGCGCCGCCGTGGTAGCGGTGTTGCATGAGCAAGGTGCCCAGGTAATTTCGGTCGCGCGTTCGGCGGCGGATTCGACGCCCGAAGGCGTGCATTTCATTGCCGCCGACCTGGGCACCGCCGCCGGTTGTGCGAGCGCTACCGAGGCGGTGAAAGATCGGTTCGGCGGCGTGGATATCATCGTCAATGTGCTTGGTGGCTCCAGCGCGCCCGGCGGTGGGTTTGCAGTGCTCGATGATGAGCAATGGGCGAACGCGCTGAACCAGAACCTGATGGCGGCCGTGCGGGTAGATCGTGCATTGCTGCCGGGGATGGTCGAGCGTGGCGCGGGTGTGATTATTCACGTCACCTCGATCCAGCGGGAATTGCCGTTGCCCGAATCGACCACGGCCTATGCCGCTGCCAAGGCGGCATTGGCGACGTACAGCAAGAGCCTGTCCAAAGAAGTGACGCCCAAGGGCGTGCGGGTGGTGCGCATATCGCCGGGTTGGGTGGAAACGGAGGCGGCGGTCGCCCTGGCGGAGCGTTTGGCGCAGGAGGCGGGTACGGATTATGAGGGCGGCAAACAGATCATCATGCAGGCGCTGGGCGGCATTCCCCTCGGACGTCCGGCCAAGCCGGAGGAAGTGGCCGACTTGATCGCCTTCCTGGCGTCGCCGCGCGCCGCTTCGATCAGCGGCACCGAGTATGTGATCGACGGCGGTACGGTGCCCACCGTCTAGCTCGCGGGTTTGGCGGCCTGCCATTTGAGCAGCCCGTCCAGTACTGGGCACAGGTGCTGGCCCCATTCGGTCA
Coding sequences:
- the cysS gene encoding cysteine--tRNA ligase; this translates as MLTIYNTLSKTKEVFKPLDGNKVRMYVCGMTVYDYCHIGHGRSMVAFDLVTRWLRFSGYDLTYVRNITDIDDKIINRANENGEAFDALTERMIAAMHEDEARLNILKPDMEPRATDHIPGMHAMIQTLIDKGYAYAPGNGDVYYRVAKFMGYGKLSRKKIEDLRIGARIEVDEAKQDPLDFVLWKATKPGEPSWESPWGAGRPGWHIECSVMSTCCLGETFDIHGGGSDLEFPHHENEIAQSEAATGKTYANAWMHCGMIRINGEKMSKSLNNFFTIRDVLEKYHPEVVRYLLVSSHYRSAINYSEDNLKDAKGALERFYHALKGLPAVAPAGGEAFVARFTDVMNDDFGTPEACAVLFEMVREINRLREADIDAAAGLAARLKELASVLGVLQMEADDFLQAGAEGRVDAAQVDALIQARLAARAGKDWAESDRIRDQLTAMGVVLEDGKGGTTWRLAD
- a CDS encoding peptidylprolyl isomerase, coding for MTQVKLTTNHGDIVIELNAEKAPITVANFIEYVKAGHYENTVFHRVIGNFMVQGGGFEPGMKEKKDKRPSIQNEADNGLSNDKYTVAMARTMEPHSASAQFFINVADNAFLNHTGKNTQGWGYAVFGKVTEGQDVVDKIKGVQTTGKAGHQDVPVEDVIVEKAEIVG
- the lpxH gene encoding UDP-2,3-diacylglucosamine diphosphatase; amino-acid sequence: MILLISDLHLEEGRPDITRAFLDLLHGRARGAQALYILGDFFEAWIGDDGMTPFQRSICAALRELSDSGTPIFIMHGNRDFLIGKAFCKAAGATLLKDPSVVQLHGEPVLLMHGDSLCTRDVGYMKLRRILRNPVVLFILRHLPLGTRHRLARKLRSESRAQTRMKANDIVDVTPEEVPRVMQHFGVRTLVHGHTHRPAIHKLQIGDQAARRIVLGDWDKQGWALQVDEQGFQLAAFDFVNPQLALPGA
- a CDS encoding DUF6124 family protein; the protein is MIKDSPNPPLDSTAFHTAAHRAINHYLNPSEKPVPSAEDHGLFTVREGVDVETLLVNASEDLASVQALASHLAFEIEGTPRSVALGICRMLEGIQLMVNKTLNLNDSPDQR
- a CDS encoding nuclear transport factor 2 family protein, with translation MTLALPPAIARYFAADAAKAGDFGDCFTVDAVVKDEGRTYVGLPAIQAWKAGSDDKYSYTSEPFACEKLGDKTVVTSHLVGDFPGSPLDLRYVFGLESDRIAALEIGV
- a CDS encoding DHA2 family efflux MFS transporter permease subunit, coding for MSNNASFTPPSLLMATIGLSLATFMQVLDTTIANVALPTISGNLGVSSEQGTWVITSFAVSNAIALPLTGWLSRRFGEVKLFLWATILFVLASFLCGISTSMPELIGFRVLQGLVAGPLYPMTQTLLIAVYPPARRGMALALLAMVTVVAPIAGPILGGWITDSYSWPWIFFINVPIGVFAVMVVRLQLKKRPVETSYQPMDYVGLLSLIVGVGALQIILDKGNNLDWFESNFIIIGAAISVIALTVFVIWEMTDKHPVVNLRLFAYRNFRIGTIVLIGGYAAFFGINLILPQWLQTQMGYTATWAGLAVAPIGILPVLMSPFVGKYAHKFDLRLLAGLSFLAMGLSCFMRAGFTNEVDFTHIALVQLFMGIGVALFFMPTLSILMSDLPPQQIADGAGLATFLRTLGGSFAASLTTWIWIRRADQHHAYMSENMTAYDSTTRDALQALGGAGQKAYSQLDQILTSQAYMMSTVDYFTLMGWIFVALMLLVWLAKPPFGAKAGPQASGH
- a CDS encoding glutamine--tRNA ligase/YqeY domain fusion protein, which codes for MSKPTVDPTSNAKAGPAVPVNFLRPIIQADLDSGKHTQIVTRFPPEPNGYLHIGHAKSICVNFGLAQEFGGVTHLRFDDTNPAKEDQEYIDAIESDIKWLGFEWSGEVRYASQYFDQLFDWAVELIKAGKAYVDDLSPEQAKEYRGTLTEPGKNSPFRERSVEENLDWFNRMRAGEFPDGARVLRAKIDMASPNMNLRDPIMYRIRHAHHHQTGDKWCIYPNYDFTHGQSDAIEGITHSICTLEFESHRPLYEWFLSNLPVPAQPRQYEFSRLNLNYTITSKRKLKQLVDEKHVHGWDDPRMSTLSGFRRRGYTPASIRNFCDMVGTNRSDGVVDFGMLEFSIRQDLDANAPRAMCVLRPLKVVITNYPQDKVDNLELPRHPQNEALGVRKLPFAREIYIDRDDFMEEPPKGYKRLEPNGEVRLRGSYVIRADEAIKDADGNIVELRCSYDPDTLGKNPEGRKVKGVVHWVPAAASIECEVRLYDRLFRSANPEKAEDSASFLDNINPDSLQVLTGCRAEPSLGDAQPEDRFQFEREGYFCADIKDSKPGAPVFNRTVTLRDSWGQ
- a CDS encoding SDR family oxidoreductase, with translation MSFDLGLKGLHALVTGGTKGIGAAVVAVLHEQGAQVISVARSAADSTPEGVHFIAADLGTAAGCASATEAVKDRFGGVDIIVNVLGGSSAPGGGFAVLDDEQWANALNQNLMAAVRVDRALLPGMVERGAGVIIHVTSIQRELPLPESTTAYAAAKAALATYSKSLSKEVTPKGVRVVRISPGWVETEAAVALAERLAQEAGTDYEGGKQIIMQALGGIPLGRPAKPEEVADLIAFLASPRAASISGTEYVIDGGTVPTV